One window of Anaerolineales bacterium genomic DNA carries:
- a CDS encoding PTS sugar transporter subunit IIB, which yields MPGNGSAGKVYKIVVACGTAIATSTHVAIKIKELLEERGLRIHTIQCRVPEVPSLAPDADLVVATAQVPYDIDVPVVDGIPFLTGIGIKEVIEKIEMLLKKE from the coding sequence ATGCCGGGCAATGGTTCCGCCGGAAAGGTTTACAAGATCGTTGTTGCATGCGGCACAGCCATCGCGACTTCCACGCATGTCGCCATCAAGATCAAGGAACTGCTGGAAGAGCGCGGTTTGAGGATCCACACCATTCAATGTCGTGTCCCAGAGGTGCCTTCGCTTGCGCCCGATGCCGACCTGGTGGTCGCCACCGCGCAAGTGCCCTATGATATTGACGTTCCTGTCGTGGATGGGATTCCATTCCTGACCGGAATCGGCATAAAGGAGGTCATCGAAAAGATAGAGATGCTTTTGAAGAAGGAATGA
- a CDS encoding PTS galactitol transporter subunit IIC (with GatAB forms a phosphoenolpyruvate-dependent sugar phosphotransferase transporter for galactitol; subunit IIC forms the translocation channel and contains the substrate binding site), producing the protein METIKSIFDFLTGLGSPVMLPIIIFILGLILGQKISRAFISAITVGVGFIGLGLVITLLFDALGPATAALVEATGIQLNALDVGWGVAAAIAFGTVVGSLVFIVALGVNLIMLVFRWTKTLNVDMWNYWHYAFTGSLVYLVTGGNLVLGLIAAAIHAIVSLLIADWTAKDVQEFFKIPGVSIPQGWAVTSVPIIKGLNWIVEKIPGLRDIYWDSEGMQKKLGVFGQPIIMGATLGLLFGLIAYGFSTKVLTVAVQMAAVMLLIPRIIAIFMEGLTPLSEAAREFMQKRFAGREFYIGLDSAILIGHPITIAAGILLIPITLLLAAILPGNNTLPAADLAATAFFICMVPPLTRGNFFRSILYGTIIMVMVLYISSAFAPLLTQIASDIGYAIPEGAVQITGLSGGNWIAWILTTISGLFGG; encoded by the coding sequence ATGGAAACCATCAAGTCGATCTTCGACTTCCTGACCGGGCTTGGTTCGCCGGTCATGTTGCCGATCATCATCTTTATCCTGGGGCTCATCCTGGGACAAAAAATCAGCCGCGCCTTCATTTCCGCCATTACAGTCGGCGTTGGCTTCATCGGTCTTGGACTGGTCATCACGCTGTTGTTCGACGCGCTTGGACCAGCCACTGCCGCATTGGTCGAAGCGACCGGGATTCAACTTAACGCGTTGGATGTCGGCTGGGGTGTGGCGGCTGCCATCGCTTTCGGCACAGTCGTCGGTTCGCTCGTATTCATTGTTGCCCTCGGCGTTAATCTGATCATGCTCGTCTTCCGCTGGACCAAAACCCTCAATGTCGATATGTGGAACTATTGGCATTATGCCTTTACAGGCTCATTGGTCTATTTGGTCACGGGAGGCAACCTGGTGCTGGGTTTGATCGCCGCGGCGATCCATGCGATCGTGTCGCTGCTCATCGCCGACTGGACCGCGAAAGACGTGCAGGAATTCTTCAAGATTCCGGGCGTGTCCATTCCGCAGGGCTGGGCGGTCACCAGTGTGCCGATCATCAAGGGACTGAATTGGATCGTGGAAAAGATCCCCGGTCTGCGCGACATCTACTGGGACTCGGAAGGGATGCAGAAGAAACTCGGCGTATTCGGACAGCCGATCATCATGGGCGCGACCCTGGGTTTGCTGTTCGGGTTGATCGCCTATGGGTTCTCGACCAAGGTCCTGACCGTTGCGGTGCAGATGGCAGCCGTCATGTTGTTGATCCCGCGCATCATCGCCATCTTCATGGAAGGCTTGACCCCGCTCTCGGAAGCCGCGCGTGAGTTTATGCAGAAGCGCTTTGCAGGGCGCGAATTCTACATCGGCCTGGATTCCGCCATCCTAATCGGGCATCCGATCACCATCGCCGCCGGTATCCTGCTCATCCCGATCACGCTGCTTCTCGCCGCCATCCTGCCGGGGAACAACACCCTGCCCGCCGCTGACCTGGCTGCGACCGCCTTCTTCATTTGTATGGTTCCGCCCCTGACCAGAGGGAACTTCTTCCGCTCGATCCTGTACGGCACCATCATCATGGTCATGGTGCTGTACATCTCCAGCGCGTTTGCTCCACTGCTGACCCAGATCGCCTCGGATATTGGCTATGCCATTCCGGAAGGCGCGGTTCAGATTACCGGCCTCTCTGGCGGGAACTGGATCGCCTGGATCCTTACAACCATAAGCGGATTGTTTGGAGGCTAG
- a CDS encoding YifB family Mg chelatase-like AAA ATPase: MLSRVYSCAVVGLEGVIVEVEVDYTNGLPAVVIVGLPDAAVQESRERVQTAVKNAGLHFPRHRIVVNLSPAAIRKEGPAYDLPIALGVVILAGFLPQETIEGAMVVGELSLDGVVRHTRGVLPMAAAARANGFKRMFVPEADAGEAALIPDLEVYPVKSLAHLYGHLTNREPIQPYQPSEADSPDPLFTPTDFAEIKGQEHVKRALEVAAAGGHNVLMVGSPGAGKTLLARAMPGILPEMSIEESLDVTRIFSVADQLPPGTPLIKQRPFRAPHHTISHAGLVGGGNIPKPGEISLAHRGVLFLDEFPEFGTRVLEVMRQPMEDKVVTISRAKGSLTFSANFQLIAAMNPCPCGYWGDTQKACTCAPAVVTKYQKRISGPLLDRIDIHIEVPRVDYEKLSRGRLGESSESIRKRVQTARDVQHTRFTNSGSSSTDVLCNADMRIGEVRQFCKLQPEGQSLMRAAMSQLNLSARAYHRILKLSRTIADLAGSEAIQSPHLAEALQYRPKLMHTTM; the protein is encoded by the coding sequence ATGCTCTCGCGAGTGTACTCCTGCGCCGTAGTGGGGCTGGAAGGTGTGATCGTCGAAGTGGAAGTGGATTACACCAACGGCCTGCCCGCCGTCGTCATCGTCGGTCTGCCCGATGCCGCTGTGCAGGAGAGCCGAGAGCGCGTGCAAACCGCTGTCAAGAACGCGGGCTTGCATTTCCCCCGTCATCGTATCGTCGTCAATCTATCCCCCGCCGCCATTCGCAAGGAAGGTCCTGCATACGATCTTCCCATCGCGTTGGGCGTCGTCATCCTCGCCGGGTTTCTTCCACAAGAGACCATCGAAGGTGCGATGGTCGTCGGCGAACTTTCGCTCGATGGAGTCGTCCGTCACACGCGCGGAGTTTTGCCGATGGCTGCCGCTGCAAGAGCCAATGGATTCAAGCGGATGTTCGTCCCCGAAGCGGATGCTGGCGAAGCAGCTTTGATCCCCGACCTGGAAGTGTACCCGGTCAAATCGCTTGCGCATCTCTACGGACATTTGACCAATCGCGAACCCATCCAGCCTTATCAACCCTCCGAAGCGGATTCCCCCGACCCGCTCTTCACCCCCACCGATTTCGCCGAGATCAAGGGACAGGAACACGTCAAGCGCGCGCTCGAAGTCGCTGCGGCAGGCGGGCATAACGTATTGATGGTCGGATCTCCGGGCGCAGGGAAGACATTGCTTGCAAGAGCCATGCCTGGAATATTGCCCGAAATGTCCATCGAAGAATCATTGGATGTCACGCGCATCTTTTCAGTCGCAGACCAACTCCCGCCGGGCACGCCGCTCATCAAACAACGTCCCTTCCGCGCGCCGCATCATACCATCTCACATGCCGGACTGGTCGGTGGCGGGAACATTCCCAAACCCGGCGAAATCTCGTTGGCGCATCGCGGCGTTTTATTTCTCGATGAATTCCCCGAATTCGGGACGCGCGTCCTCGAAGTGATGCGCCAGCCGATGGAAGACAAAGTTGTCACCATCAGCCGCGCCAAGGGCTCGTTGACCTTCTCAGCCAATTTTCAATTGATCGCCGCCATGAATCCCTGTCCATGCGGCTATTGGGGCGATACTCAAAAAGCTTGTACCTGCGCTCCCGCCGTCGTGACCAAATACCAGAAGCGCATCTCCGGTCCCTTGCTCGACCGCATCGACATCCACATCGAAGTCCCGCGTGTGGATTACGAGAAACTCAGCAGAGGCCGTCTCGGTGAATCAAGCGAGTCGATCCGCAAGCGCGTTCAAACCGCGAGGGATGTTCAACACACCCGATTTACGAATTCCGGTTCCTCAAGTACCGATGTTCTTTGCAACGCGGACATGCGCATCGGAGAGGTGCGGCAGTTTTGCAAGTTGCAGCCCGAAGGTCAGAGTTTGATGCGAGCGGCGATGAGTCAACTCAATTTGTCGGCGCGCGCTTATCACCGCATCCTCAAATTATCCCGCACCATCGCGGACCTGGCAGGGAGTGAAGCGATCCAGTCACCGCATCTGGCAGAGGCGCTGCAATACCGCCCGAAGTTGATGCACACCACAATGTGA
- a CDS encoding DeoR/GlpR transcriptional regulator yields the protein MVMGRGNISIADICSRFNISDMTARRDLNELDRQGLLRRVHGGAIANLGRSYEPSFQTRAVKNKEAKAAIGRKAAELIYDGDSIALDVGTTTLEIVQGLKGKRNLTIVTSCLQIAAKIVDQISLEVDARLIITGGIVRPRELSMVGHIPEQVYQDLHVDKAFIGIGGVSLEDGLTEYNIEDTQIKRMLIRSAQEKIVVADGAKFGVTTFTSVAPLTAVDKIVTDGSAPPEVLDKVRERGVEVILAD from the coding sequence ATGGTGATGGGGCGGGGAAATATTTCCATTGCCGATATATGCTCGCGGTTCAATATCTCAGATATGACCGCCCGCCGCGATCTCAATGAATTGGACCGCCAGGGATTGCTTCGCCGTGTTCATGGCGGGGCAATTGCCAACCTGGGGCGCAGTTATGAACCTTCCTTCCAGACGCGGGCGGTCAAGAATAAGGAAGCAAAAGCCGCCATCGGGCGGAAGGCGGCGGAATTGATTTACGACGGGGACAGCATCGCCCTGGATGTGGGCACCACGACCCTTGAAATCGTACAGGGGCTAAAGGGGAAACGTAACCTTACAATCGTCACCTCCTGTCTGCAAATCGCGGCGAAGATCGTCGATCAAATTTCTCTCGAGGTGGATGCCCGGCTGATCATCACAGGCGGGATCGTGCGCCCGCGGGAGTTATCCATGGTGGGTCACATCCCGGAGCAGGTCTATCAAGACCTGCATGTGGACAAGGCATTTATCGGTATCGGGGGAGTCAGCCTCGAAGACGGCTTGACGGAATATAACATCGAAGACACCCAGATCAAACGAATGCTGATACGCAGCGCACAGGAAAAAATCGTGGTTGCAGACGGCGCGAAGTTCGGCGTGACGACTTTTACATCGGTCGCGCCGTTGACCGCCGTGGACAAGATCGTCACGGATGGATCCGCCCCGCCCGAAGTCCTCGATAAGGTGCGCGAGCGGGGAGTTGAAGTCATCCTGGCGGATTGA
- a CDS encoding DUF3597 family protein, whose product MGLFSKILEKLGIKKKEEEETKPAAAASGAKPAASGKSAPKASVAGAGMRSMPSKASSSVESAPKAIEVVDVVAQLETKAKGKDLNWKVSIVDLLKLLDLDSSREAREELAKELNCPADQMSDSARMNTWLHKEVLRRIAANGGNIPQNLLD is encoded by the coding sequence ATGGGACTATTCAGTAAGATACTCGAAAAGCTCGGAATTAAAAAGAAAGAGGAAGAGGAGACAAAACCGGCTGCCGCTGCATCAGGCGCAAAACCAGCCGCTTCCGGAAAATCTGCACCGAAAGCCTCGGTCGCCGGAGCGGGGATGCGCTCGATGCCGAGCAAGGCAAGTTCCTCCGTCGAGTCCGCACCGAAAGCCATCGAAGTTGTGGATGTGGTTGCCCAACTCGAAACCAAAGCCAAGGGCAAGGACCTCAACTGGAAGGTCTCCATCGTCGACCTGTTGAAACTGCTCGACCTCGACTCGAGCCGCGAAGCCCGCGAGGAACTCGCCAAGGAACTCAACTGCCCCGCCGATCAGATGAGCGACTCTGCGCGCATGAACACCTGGCTCCACAAGGAAGTCCTGCGCCGCATCGCCGCCAACGGCGGAAACATCCCGCAAAATTTGCTGGACTAG